The sequence AGGCCTTTATACTCGTTAGTACAAGTATAACCTCAGAACTACATGATTGAAGTTGATAGTTGATAATTGTCTTTATGATCTGATGAAGCTATTAAATTTaacacattaaaataaaatttatgaagtcAGAGATATTTGATGgtacgtaaatatataatatgtatttatgctcCAACAAACAagctcacatatgtatgtataagagaaatacataaatagaaatacaaaatttaaactaatcagCTCGGTGGGAGGGATCTATGTAGGCGCATGTAGTGCTCCGTCAGCTTGAAATTGTGATGAAAGCCTCGCCCGCAAATAAcacaaacaaacttttttggttGGTTGCATTCGCTTGTCAAATGACGTTTCAATGTGAAAAACCTCTGATAAACTCGGCCACAATTTACGCATGTATACGGTGATTTCAACAAACTTGAGCAAGTAGCCGTGGAACTAGAAGTACCAGCAGAAGATGCATTCCTGATTTGGACATAGTAGGTAAACAAGTGAAAGAAAAAGGCGCATTATTCGGAGGAGATATGTGCATTAAATAAAAAGGGACTTAATTTACCTCTGCGCTCTAATGGAGGTCCCTAAATCCGGACGGAAACCACCGCTTTCCCCTTTATCAGATCTTTTAGCTCTTCTTGACTTCGTGCGTTTAAGTTTTGACGCTCGCAATTCTGCAGAAGAAAGAAGAGAAAGAGCGCAGATGTTGGTCATATTCATTTTCAATTCCTGCTCCTTCCCCGAAACGAAATTAAAAGGGAAgggaaatttatttactttgaaagaaaatagcTAAAGATCTCCGCATAAAGAGAGATCGCCGGGCAAAGAAGCCCAGTCACCTTTAAATTAACTAAGAAAccagaacaaaaaatataacacaatttCAAATTACAATTCAATTAGTAAACCTACGCCCCACCGCTGCCACTCTGTTGCGCCTAACTTGTACCTCAAATTGGAATTAAATCtacatatacattcatacatatagcGAATTGCTGCACACTTCCAccgtaataaacaaaaatgtatcgTTTTCTTGAAAagagaaacaattaaaaaaacttacagTAATATCAAGCAAGGACTCAACACATACccgaatattatattttttattctcattTATGTAAACAATccacataaaaaagaaaatagataACTTTGAAAAGAGTACCCAATCAGCAACGTGGGCGCCAGGAGATTGATCATAGGCAAAGCTCtttctttttagttcgattagaaAGTTATGTTCATAGATATGCCAATAAGCAAATTGTTTATATAACTaaatgtgtgcgtgcgtgtgtttgTGGTGTTTGTATGTGTTCGCATTCTCATCGTACATAGAAATTAAGTATTGAGAGAGAACTAGAAATAGCTCAAAGTTTTAGTTAAATCATCTGATACGTTGTTGTGAGCGCACAGCgcttaaaacattttttcaccaaccatGACCTTGAACTTGGCCAAATTTAAACGTGCCTAACACAACatgttcacacacacacacccacacacacacacaaaaaaagacagatttaaaaacaaatacaggTTCGATTAAAAAACAGTACTCTAATAATATTGTACGAAGCGATGGCTCTATGAAGCCatagaaattattaaattcaatttggACAAAACCATACAAGACGCTGGTAGCTGGCGGACCATTCAAATTCATCTGAATTTCGGCAGGTTATTTCTGACTATGAATACACTGGTCTAACCAGTTATCCCAATGCAGTATTAACTTCGGCATTCAATTTCTccaaatacttatgtatgtatgcgccacatatgtatgtatgtaaaatcacgaggaatatataaaatcaAAGGTCTCTAAGTCGAATAGAGTTCCTCCCCCTCCTCTTATAGTtttacataaacattttttgttatcgcTTAAAAATAATCTGTCTACAACTAatgatactaaaataaaaactacttacacTTTGCGTTGAACAGTAAACGATTTTTTGCCGCAACCATCGAGCCAGTAGTTTTGCCAGTTAGAATATTCACAATTGTGCTCCTTTCAATTTGTTTTAACTTCATCGAAGAACAACCTTTGAAACTTATCTAATTTAGACCCAGTGTTCCACAGAACTCAGGCACAACAGTAATATCAAACATCTCTTTTTTCTAACTTGTCTAAATTTAGTAGTattttccattgaattttttaatttaactttataaattttaaataattaaaaaggaCGAAGAATTCACAGCACCCTAAAAGCTAGTCGCTGGCACgaataaaagttttaagtaaacaatttgcaaaatacGATTAATGAGCATTTCAGCTATGATAAAATTACTCGATAAGAGACGAGTTGAATTTGAACTTTGTTTTCATGCCAGTGCGATATCAAGATGATGAAGGCTCAAATTCAAAACAAGCAAGAGAACCTTAATCCGACGTGTGGTGTTTGTACTGGTGTGTGATATAAGCGTAATGGAAATTTACTATTATAACAAAAACTCTCTTTAGAACAaagtttgatttaatttatgtaTTCCGATGCTTCATAATTAATtggcaattatatataaaaaaattagtctggaatatattgtatattttttcactGTGTCCTTCAGTTTTGTCGAAGACTGcgatatatacatgcatattaaAACTTCCTTATCCTGTGCACACTCATGCACTAGGCACGTATTATGTAGCGACAGTTTCGAAAGATTCAAGTAAATGGTATTCTTGATATGCATTTGATTTTCAACTACACAGGTCAAATTTATCCAAGGCACCAGATTTGTACTATGATTTGTCTGTATGAAAACAaatatcgctcatttgctgGAAAATGGAATATAGccccaaaaaatatatttattagatAATTAAATTTACGTAGAAAAGACCACAACTCTTCTTTTATGCTGTGTAAAAATTCACGGCCATGAACAGAATTTTATTAGATGAAAAAGtgtctttacttttacttagtgAGGCATagtaaatcgaaaattttttagccgtttttctcgacaatttggtttatttagtattttacgATTATTTGACATTCTTGCAACAAATGAGCGACATGCAACAAGCACATATATGTTTAATCGAGCTCGAAAACGCGAAAAtaagattattattctttttgcAACAGCCTAAAACATTATCCATACATTCCGGCAGCGAAGAACCGACTGTTGTAGGAAGTTTCAAGTTAGTGACTAACAGtacctctttaatgaggtttaTATGAAATATTACTCCCCGTCAGTCGCATCTACGTTACCGGATTTGGGCAGTCACTGCAGCATTCCCCAAAATTTATTAACGGATATATTTGTGCTGCTACATTTTTACAGAAAGAGCCATTTTCATTTGTAATCAACGGAATtgttaacaaatttattttcaaattatctatgtgaaataagaaatgaaatttgaatttttgttttccccTTATGTCTGAAAAGTACGCTTTCCCGTTCGTCCTTtatatgaataatgaataatcaTTTTcggatgtacgtatgtatgtatgtttatatccACTGGCAATAATTCGAGAAATGTTTAACCAAACTTACAGATTTAATGTTGCCAATAATCTTGACAAAatctatacatatatttactttaaatattcaTAAGGCTTTTAAGAAACCGTATAACATTCAGATGACATATGTCAATAGGGAAAAGGAAGGAGGATAAGGTATTTGAaaataagtttataaaaaattttggcgaagGTGATGCAATagcgaaaatgaaattattatttaatattccaTTTAAATATACACCTCGTCCAACCGATACCGTTGCACAAGGGATACTCACCTGCATAGCGACAGCTTACATAAACTGCTAATTACGACTGATTCCAATGGCATGAAACGCGCAGTACCTCGCTGCCATCCCTGTTTTAGTGATGGCAACTACATGTTCCAGCCAATCCACTCTGCAACCAAGTCAACTACTCCTTTCACGGCTTCCATTCATGTTGATTTCTTGACACTCACtaatcacttaaaatttttacacttgaaacacCGGTAGACAAATTAATACTTTCTTGGAAGGAAAGTCGCACATTTTCGAGAGCGCGGTCAAAAGAACGATGAACGCGAAGAATAATTAAACTTGAAGCATTGCTTCGCACGTAGTGCGATCGCAACACTCCCCGATAGCTCATCCCTTATATCTGACTACCATATTTCTAAAACTGGCACTTacttaagtaataaaaaattcagaCCCGTCAaccaacgaaaataaaaataacttaataaaaaactataCAACTAAAACCGAAAATAACTACAGTTTGAAATTGTTTAAAGGCTTTTGCCAggaatattatacatatattcaggAACAGATTGCATGCGTTTTCCCGTTTACTATTATcgccataaaataaaaaatgttgaaacaaaattcaaatttacacACGGAAATCGTACACCATGTCGAATATGTCAAACATTTCACTATCATAAgcacataataaataataaattaaaacaaagtaaTTTATTTCGGATTGTATGGAAACATTTCCTGTCATAAATTTTACATCCTATAAATGTGTCCTTGAAAACAAAACTCGAGTGCTtccattcaaacaaaaatgtaacaTTATCTTAGTTGCCAACTACTAATTTCATGTTAATAGTACTATAAATGATGTATGAGAAGCGCGATGAATTGAAGCGGATTAAAAGGATGGTGGAGGTGTgcacaaaatgtatatgtattgcGTTTCTTTTTGTACAACATATATcccttgtaataaaaatttagcagACGGACAACAAACTGCTACATGGATGGAAAATCCTTATTCATTATTTaagcatatatatatgcatatgtagatTTTAACATTTCGTAAATGAAAAATGGGAAATAATATTTGaggtaaactaaaaaaaaattaaaactaatattGTCTAAATTCTTTCGATCATCGTCAAATGTACGTATTTAGTAGATGAGTataaacaaatatgaaattaataccGTAAATAAAATAGCTTAACAAAGAGTTCTTAATCATAAAAACAATCGATTTCTACATaaacaccaaataaaatgaaatattgttataaacaaaattagtaataaaCACAAATTAGAAAAATCATACTATTTGtcaaacaaaatgaaatcagaagtacaaatgaatattaaaatagtAGTAACATGTGGTAGTAATTACAGTGGTGGGGTTAAAGAACAACAAGTAAGATATTTTTAACTtgcaaaatgattaaattttaacaaaactaactaataaagaaagaaagagaAAGTGGAAGTGGGCTGCAATGCACATTTTTGCTGTTCTTGCcaaatttttccaaacaaagatatatgtaaataaaaatataaatatgtatatgtattgcaAGACATTTTTTAATCAGTGCAGCTTTTCAAACAACACCCTCTTCCTTTCTTCGCATCTTGCATGCTGCTCCATTAAAttataatcaaaattaatttgcttgtttttaattctctttTCTAACGCAACGtttcttatattttgttatGTCTACTCATTATTTTAGAGTTTACTGTTATACATACAGCAATAGCAGCTTCTTTGAGCACGACTAATAAAGTAAGTTTACCGTTcctaattttgtttaagtgattcaagataattatcaattacgattatttatttatggacaGAATAAATCGagtaaaaagtaaaatcaaTGAGTCTAGAGAAATAActacaaaattaaatcaaatatatgtatatacgtctgcacatatacaatatgtatttaaataaaaataaaaaaaactaaataaaaccaaaagaaaaaaccctTTTCTGAAAGGAGCTTTTAAGTTTTCACTATATGCCCAATTCTTTGTTTCGCACTATATTCTACTGTTTTCTGTGAATTATTATTCAAATATGTCATTTCACAAACTTTTTAACTGatgatatttaaaatattgcattCAATCTTTGGCATTTATCTGTCGTGCTCTTTTTagctttctttgctttttaataTGGTTTGAATAGAATATTACTCTAGCTCACCTTGTGGATCCCGTTGCTGTGTCTCTTGTGGCGCCAATAATAACTCGTCCTGAGATCTGTCATGTTGCCACGGTGCATACCCTTTAAATAAgacatataattaaataaaagtgcaCGCTTGTGAAAAAGCATATGGGACGCTTCAAGTCGAGCGGCCAAAACTCTAAGCAACTAAAATTAACTTGTAATGCGTCATTCTAGTACgcgtttttgatattttttttctttttaattcattagATTCCATTTTCTAGCCCCAAATTTTATTACTTAGTAACTAAGCTAAACTTTCTTATTAGTCTGTGAAGAATTTTAGTCTGTATATCgaacaaataaatgaagaaaatatttgtcaatTGCGAAGTGGCAGTTCGATTTCCAAAATGCAAAATGGCGAACCCAATATAGCgcacttattttacacaattccTTCAATTCGCTTGAAATTGTTACACGAGTGTTGAATCCGCCATCTTGTATTTTGAAAATAGCATTGCCACGTTAACAAGGCGAATCTACCAATAGCGgcatcggtaaatcagctgatatatttttttctttcgccgtgtccacgTGGCTGTCAGACCAGAaggaaacaaggcgaattcgttctttgttttctactttgccaatactttgctttgacaatcaaacgtacaaaatattgttgttggtctagtgccacaacctttaatgaatgtgccTTACACGTTCTCTTCTTAATtagcgctataaccgcttacgcgatttttgccgagtttaacaaagcgcgccagtcgtttctttctcgtgctaaccggcgccaattggacacaccaagtgaagccaagcccttctccacctgatctttccaacgcaaaggaggccttcctatccctctactaccaccagctggtaccgcatcgaatactttcaaagccttGAACGTTACATTACAAAAATTGGCGCCACTTTTAATTCTGCCACTTCgtaattgtgaaaaaaagtgtATTAGTTTGCTAGTATTCTGAGGTATTTTatgttttgctcaaaattttggACAGCTCTGGGCCGGTCGACGTGAAACGTCTCTTATATACagagatatgtacatatacatacatatatgtctcATAAAACAATAGaattattattagaaaaatgcaacACTCGAACGTTGTCTTACCTTGACTAGATCCTTCGCCGGCTTGGCTTGTACCGGCATTATGATCTAAATCCTCTATACCCATTTCCTCGTCGTCTAGAGTCAGATCTTCAACAGTTTCCTCATTGCCTTCTTCTTCATATTCACTTTTCGGTTCGATTACCAAATCGGCAGTTTCTTTACCAGTAACTCCGGCTGTCGACGGCTTTTGTTTATGATTAGATTTTTCACCCTTAACATGCTCTACGTTTTGTTCGTCCCCGGTACCAACCACACCCACAGCCTGTATATTTTCTGTATGCATGGCATCGCTTGCTCCTTTAACGCTTTCAGTCTTTTTGGTAATGTTTGTGGTCATTTGCTGAGTAGTTCCTTGTGTGCTAACTATTGAACCAGTTGCTGCTAAAACACCACTTGTACCGGTCGATAATGCGGATGCTGAGACTGGAAGTGAAGACGTGGCTGCCGTTATGGCTCCAACCCCAGTTAGACTTGCATTggcttgtggttgttgttgatgtgGCTGAAGTGACGATTGGTTAATTTGAGATGAGTTGGAATTGTCATGAACGTCTGctgtaaatcaaaaaaaaaaaatatcaattaaattAACGATGATAATACAACTGctgataaaatataatatattctaTAGTATAAATGTACGCCTTAAATTTCGGGTGTTttcttaagagcttgagaacttaataAGATAATACATAAcagaaattatttctttttattataatctggtagctaatttcatgaaatttatttttttaaattatatccgACATATATCCGCCGCGGATAAGAGTTCCATAGTCCAATCGATCAAACCAACTTTTATCTACTTTTccaaataaatctgaataatcaATCTAAAttagcccaatcagcaaaaatgcgattCTTATGTTAAACTTTCCACATAGTCCAAGGACAAAGGCCAAAAAGTAGAGAACGACAACGTAGGCTTactaaaccttactgaacagaaatgacAAAACAGTTTGGCATTCTCAGCTGTCGATATCAagagttctcatgcagctaaaaaaacacccgatatatagaatatagaagAACCCAATTACTTACCAGACATAGCATTTTCGGCACTCTTGCGTCTAGCTTTCTTTCGACGtctagatggactagaagaacCCTCCCGAGAGCCTGATATATCTGTAGTCTCCATAGGAGACGGCCCAACGCGAGGACGTTTAGGTTGCGTCTGCTCGAGTGTATATACGCTCAGTTTACCGCCACTGCCACTTCCATGTACATTTAAACCACGATGTTGTTCTGTTTTCGGCGTGCTACCACTGCGATTGTCTGACAGGCCTTTTATTTGCAGCGACTCCGCCGTTTTTAACAATGCAGCCAATTGATCCTGTGAAATATTCACTTCTCCACGGTACATGTAGTCCATCATGGCACGCAATTCTTGGTATTTCACATCTTTCAATATGAATATCGGATGTTTATCATACTGCTGTTGAAGCAAATCCTGAATATGTACAAAAAACAAAGTAGTAAATGTTATTTGTTATTGTGTTCCAACTAATTTACAATGTTTACTTACAGCAAAAAATGGACTGCATGCAGACAGTACCACTTTATGAGCTTTTAGGAATTGCCCTTCCGCAGCTAATGTACAGTCGACGAGAGTTTGGTTCTCTAATAATGTGTCAAACACACTAATCAGCGTACTCTGGTGGTTATTCCATCGGAGACAAAACTGCTGATCATCCTCCATGGTTCCCACTGACAGCGATGGTGCCACGTGGAGAAAATTATGACGCCAATGTTATAGCAATGTTAATTTATGCCGGGCTATTCAGGGTATCGGGTAGAATATAATATCGGGTGAGCAGTATCGCCCCACAGATGTCAACTTCCACCTTCCAATGTTTACTTGGTTCTGAATATTTAGAATTAATTGGAGTAGATAAATTAGTccctaatattatatttcctgTTTTCCACAATCTTAAAATAGCAATGGTATGTATCTggaaagagaaaaacaaaataaaatattttagtgcATTCCACGAATGGAAAATAAGCCTCAAGAGAAATTCTGCTCAATTTTGTACAAACAAACATATGCATTGATATCTTATTAAGCATTCTTAGTATGGCGATATAAAGTCGAAGCTTATGCACacaaagttaaaaacaaatccTGATCTCCATcctaaaactgaaaattttaggAATTTGTGGTTAGAGTTgggtaatttagcgaaaagttagtACCGTCAGTCGCCTGAGAAGAACGAAAGTCGTTCACGGGTCCTTTGAAGTTTATTGGGTGTTTGTAAATCCATAGtatttttatctaaaacttTGCCGCGTAGGCCGCTTTCGGCCgagatgcaaaacaaaaaaattagccctcttaaattaaaacgtcatatgcatgtgtgtatgtgccagCACGCTAACCCATATCCCCATCAAGACTGAAttgaaatacttcatttttgttcgtatttttattttcatttaaaggcGTCCGGTAACACAATTGTCAGtaccaaaaaattgttattctCGTTTAAACTTGGAAAGTGATGAAATTGATAAATGGAATCacatttaattaagttttcattgaaatatgtatattgaatacaaatataaaaacgaGTGAAGCACGTGTGTGACtgcatattttatcaattaaagtgaagttttaaagaaaatatggaaTAATTGCTAAGCTATAGAGAATTTTATGAGGCATTTTCAAGTCAAATGATTTTGTAACTATTATTTCCGCAATATTCCGAGTTATAGCGGTTGTTCAGGAAACCCtccctaacatctccaccaagttttgAATGTCAGTTGTTTTCCGAAGCAAtatcttacatacatacgatcTTTCagcttaaatacaaaaaattatgtgtCTGTAggaatatttaattctttttttacaaaattcaaatctaAAATTTCTAGAGTTTAGTTTTTTCGGTTGAAACTGGGACAAAGCATATTTCTAGTCTGAACTGAACTCAGtatgaattcaaaaaaatgcgCTTAATATCTTCTGTGAAGCtcttaaatgattttttgtttaaatattttgcccCATTTCACCGGATATTTTCAATACAATGATACATTCATATGCACTCATATGTCTATGGATTATGCTTGGCCAAATAAAATTACGTCCCCCCACTTACGGCATACTATACATTAATTCTCAAGTGTTTGCAAATACAGACCTTTTAAATTCTTGATACaaaaatacgcacacacacacacatgtgtttTTTTTCGTCGAACATCAACAAGCAGGTTTAATTTCAGGGCGATTTTATTGAACTGCACTTTCTCTACGAATAGTAGAAAAAATATgcgaaaatgtcaaaaatagaAGCTACTCTCACAATATTCCATCTCCAAAAGGACAAATTTATGGTTAGCTGCTTGTGTGTATACTACAATAACATGTTAGAACAGTAGGTGAAAAATTCGAACAAAATGGAAGCGCCGTTAATATGAATGTGAGGATAAATTACTACTACCACCGTTAACAACTCAAATGCGACCAACACAACAACAGTCAGCATAGATTAAACAACCAACATGACTCGACTTCGTCTGCTGTCACCACCGCGCAAAATTATTCTTCGGCTTCCCGCCCGACGTATAAAATCTTAGCGTACAGTTTGCGCTCGTTACTTTTCCTCCCCAGCAGTGTTGCCGTTGCAACTTTTATTCTCATCATTAAGCAGTTTTTCGCTTCACTTTTGCCAGTGACGCCTGTTCTGCACTTTCCTcaaggaaattttctaaactttttttcgTGTATTATTCAAGTCTATATAAGTACATGAATATCTTGCATTTagaactttagcaaaattataaacgttttttaaggatttgtgcatatgtaaatgcgtattttgtaggtatgtaaataatcaaaaaataacaaaatcacGTCCTTCAATATCCCAAATGAAGCAGAAAAACTGTTGTGCTTGCGTACGTATACGTATACGTGCATATAGGCCAATGTATCAATTAGTTGGCATAATTTCACTTCATTTCCTTCCATCTCTATACTCCACGTTGTACTTTTCGACATTATGTATATtcgttacatatgtacatacttatgctTATACACAGatatgaatttattatttttcgttaCTATAAATGCTTTTATCAGCACATATATTTCCTTATCAAAAACTCACACAGCAcacatttattcatttatttataacatataAATGTTATACAAAAAACTCACATTTTCCAGACTTCAACTTTCTTTTTCCACAAAACAACCGCGAAAAATTAAACGGACACAAACAAAACCTCCAACAGTCTAAACTCAACTGGCGCATCACGAGCGACGGCCGACAAACGAGAGGTAAACAGGCCAGCAGTAGCCGACGCCATTAATAACGAGTTTGCCCTCGCCGTCGCCCCTCAATTTCTCAGCTCTACGTGCGAAACATGTTAAGGGAAATCATAGATTCTCTCCCCAAATGAAAAACATACTCAGGTACGTAATAGGAACACGATCGCAAACGAGGGAGGAAATGAAGTAAGgggcattttcgttctctacacttgcatatgtatgtatgcaggtatACAATTATGTACTAACTACTTTATCTACATGTaaaatttaatgtatgtatataaatatatattcgcCCTCCGGTTGCCAACTGCTGCACAACTTTGCCTTTATTTCATGTAAAAgcagcatacacacatatatgtatttatttagtaCGCGGTGGAATCGAAACAAAAGTGAACACGcagagaaagaagaaaaaatgggAACTTCCCCTGGCGTTACCAGAAATCACgtaattcttaaatatttcaattcttAGGCTAATTTACAATCAAGGTATTCTCTTCGCATGtttcgattttaattatttataaaatatcagTGTTGCCTACACCCATAACTCTCCTGACGGTAGGAGGGAGATATTTCCTCCAACCATTCATTATTTGATCATTTAGGAAGACAATTCTTGGCAGAAAACCTTTACCATTCTAATAGAAAATttagaattaattaaaatatgtgaTCATACACATTAGTTAgacacaaaaaaattgcaacttcaacAATTCATTCAATTGTAACATTGAACTGGTAGTATCAGTAGGGCTGTTAAtctgatttttttctatttatttgtataaattacTCTATAGTGTCAATCTTTGTTTACAGAGTGTGACATTTCAGAGCCTGAAAAAAAGGTAGTACCACCTGTTCTATTAAGTGCGCTTTGGTCCAAATAAACCGAAAAGTAAATGAGGTAATATGAAATACGTCAAAATTAATATAAGGGGGCACGAAATCGGTGTGAAGCGATAAGTTAGCAACCCatgcataaaaaataagttCATAATTAGCACCTTACATTGTTTGATTGCTGGTTCGAGAAGGGTcttaatgattcgaatgaaatgtTAATGATCTATATTATATCGGCAACAACAATTAAGTTAAGACTTTGTTTAAGACTGATAAAATGGCATGACGAACACACAGATAAAGCAGATATGTTTTCCTCCATTTGTCACATTCTTTCTGGCCACTTTATCCGAAACAGAATATAATGTGAacccaatagaaaaaaatggcaGAAAAGAGCGACTTAAAGCTCAAATAGTCCAGACTTTAcgtaacttaaattaaaatttaatatttaaaaaactgtgTTAGTGGTTTTCAAAGCTCAACTTAATTAAGAACCTGTAAATTTCAGACTTAGAGTTTGATCTTGACCTTACATGAATTGAGAGTGGTGAGAGAATCGGCCTTGCCATATCTTCGattttataattcttaaaaatgtatgtacatatgtatgtcggaattatttttttaaatcatgtaTTTAGTGCAGAATTATCAGAGGCGAACTGTTAAACACATGtaatagaaaatacaaaaagaaaacattgaCGTGTTGAGTATTCGTTGCCAATTTCTTAAGTTAAGTCTGCACTAATTGAGTTGTTATTTTCGAAGACAAGTaccgattttattttattttttattattccctCTTGGAATCTGAATTTGTTTCACGGAATTTACTTTTAAAGTATCCtcatagaaaaaatttcaaaggggTAAAATCGGGCGATCTGGGTGTCACTTTATTAGGGAAGATTCCATggacaccctgtatatacatatgtttgttcTCTCAATTAGCCATTTCCCACTCTTCATTCTCCAAATATACTAAAATATCAACCCACTAAACAGTTTACAGTCATACTACAAATGGAAATATGTATAAGCACATGACATATGTACATCTGTGTATGTTTATACTTGCGTACTTCGTATAGATACATACTGCTAGGCTAGTTTCTCTCTTGTTTACCCCATACTTTCTTATATTTTCCCCTTTCAATATACTGACCTCCGAAATCTCTCCCCATGTTTTTGTTTCTACCTCCATACATTCAGGGATTCATATGCAAACACCCTTGCAGTCATTTACAGTTTAAGTGTCCACATACTACATtaatatgtgcatgcatatgtattatACTTTCATATGAAACGT is a genomic window of Anastrepha ludens isolate Willacy chromosome 6, idAnaLude1.1, whole genome shotgun sequence containing:
- the LOC128868507 gene encoding longitudinals lacking protein, isoforms H/M/V isoform X6, which translates into the protein MEDDQQFCLRWNNHQSTLISVFDTLLENQTLVDCTLAAEGQFLKAHKVVLSACSPFFADLLQQQYDKHPIFILKDVKYQELRAMMDYMYRGEVNISQDQLAALLKTAESLQIKGLSDNRSGSTPKTEQHRGLNVHGSGSGGKLSVYTLEQTQPKRPRVGPSPMETTDISGSREGSSSPSRRRKKARRKSAENAMSADVHDNSNSSQINQSSLQPHQQQPQANASLTGVGAITAATSSLPVSASALSTGTSGVLAATGSIVSTQGTTQQMTTNITKKTESVKGASDAMHTENIQAVGVVGTGDEQNVEHVKGEKSNHKQKPSTAGVTGKETADLVIEPKSEYEEEGNEETVEDLTLDDEEMGIEDLDHNAGTSQAGEGSSQGYAPWQHDRSQDELLLAPQETQQRDPQGTSDGYWTILETVPYSLQNTATNVAGTISSVANTQLTGHPHQSIQQQDDGNSTETNLIASATMVVEIPSESMRNAIKYTIPDTKHQLIRAAESSIGTGGSKQRIHIVKDVRLNHTVTVAQQPNIAPSNGEQPNRQHSSQTNLQQHFTLNDCLSTGVVVQQHQQHHPQRSAAQSDQQQTEFIKIESIPEKMILRNVIQYDSVAVTSPPVSVIPSDTSQVINTMMENDKQQRRLHLQTRQQEVLHNSRQLELLDKAAIEVVSNAFQQQDHEREEEQKSQNHEQQEKLVPLMRCPTKILTSTSSEAGLQLQYVCHLCGKSYKIKGSLKRHKRYECGVAPTVACIFCPHKCKYKSDLRKHVSQKHAGQSSEELFIDN